The Streptomyces sp. NL15-2K genome contains a region encoding:
- a CDS encoding DUF742 domain-containing protein, protein MSTDGQGRSHWFDDEAGPVVRPYAMTRGRTTSAAQHRLDLIAVVVTEPQADDPEGDHSLSPEHVNIVDLCRETPQSVAELSSELDLPIGVVRVLIGDLVDSEFVHVNRPVPPAELPDESILRDVINGLRAL, encoded by the coding sequence ATGAGCACAGACGGTCAGGGAAGAAGTCACTGGTTCGACGACGAGGCCGGGCCGGTCGTCCGTCCGTACGCCATGACGCGCGGCCGCACCACCAGTGCGGCCCAGCACCGCCTCGACCTCATCGCGGTGGTCGTCACGGAACCCCAGGCGGACGACCCGGAAGGGGACCACAGCCTGTCCCCGGAGCACGTGAACATCGTCGACCTGTGCCGTGAGACCCCCCAGTCGGTCGCCGAACTCTCCTCCGAGCTCGACCTGCCCATCGGAGTGGTACGGGTCCTCATCGGGGACCTCGTGGACTCGGAATTCGTCCATGTGAACCGACCCGTGCCCCCTGCGGAACTGCCGGACGAGAGTATTCTTCGCGATGTGATCAACGGCCTCCGGGCGCTGTGA
- a CDS encoding roadblock/LC7 domain-containing protein: MTAPKATGHTTGNNPGELNWLLDDLVERVASIRKALVLSGDGLPIGISKDLTREDSEHLAAVASGFHSLAKGVGRHFEAGNVRQTVVELDDAFLFVTAAGDGSCLAVLSDADSDVGLVAYEMTLLVKRVGVHLGAAPRTDLPAGG, translated from the coding sequence ATGACCGCACCGAAGGCGACCGGCCACACCACGGGCAACAACCCCGGCGAGCTCAACTGGCTCCTCGACGACCTCGTGGAACGCGTCGCGAGCATCCGCAAGGCCCTCGTGCTCTCCGGCGACGGCCTGCCGATCGGCATCTCCAAGGACCTGACCCGGGAGGACAGCGAGCACCTCGCCGCTGTCGCCTCCGGCTTCCACAGCCTCGCCAAGGGCGTGGGCCGCCACTTCGAGGCGGGCAACGTCCGGCAGACGGTCGTCGAGCTCGACGACGCCTTCCTGTTCGTCACGGCCGCCGGCGACGGCAGCTGCCTCGCCGTGCTCTCGGACGCCGATTCCGACGTCGGGCTGGTCGCGTACGAGATGACGCTCCTGGTCAAGCGGGTCGGAGTGCATCTCGGTGCCGCCCCGCGCACCGATCTGCCCGCAGGCGGGTAG